The following DNA comes from Acidobacteriota bacterium.
CGATGTTCTGATTCGCCTTCCAGGCTCTTTTCTGGGAGCGGCTGGGGCCGAACTCGTCGACGGGCACGCGCAAGGAGATGCACTGGCTGCAGTGAGGGCAGGCGGGACGGAAGATCTGGCGTCCGAAACGGCGGTAGCCGCGGTTGAGCAGATGGGAGTACTCCCGAGGACTCAGTTCGCTCACCAGGCGAAACTCCAGAGCCGCCTGTTCTTCGGGCAGGTAAGAGCAGCGGCGCGGCTCCTCGACGATTTTGAGAAGTTCCCGCATGGTCTTCCATGATGAGCGTTAGTACAGGGCTTTCCAAGCCGGCGGAAGGAAAAAATCTGTGATCAGTGTAGCTGAGAGGCTCTCAAGAAGCCCTCTGGGCCTGATCGCGGGCTTGTGAGCCTCGCCGGGATTGCTGGCGCGGTCCCGGATCGTCGCTGAAACCGCTCAGCATCTCTCCGCACTCGATCCGGTCGCGGCCCAGGCGCTTGGCCCGGTAGAGCGCTTCATCGGCATCGTGGACCAACTCCTCGATGTCGGGCTCGCTGCGGCCGTCATAGACGGTCAGCCCCATGCTCATGGTTACCGGCAGCTTGATTTCGCCGCAGTCGACGGGCTGGCTGCCGACCGTTTCATGCAGTCGGCGGGCCTGTTTGAGGGCGTCCTCAGGACCGCAACCCGGTACCACCACCAGAAACTCCTCGCCCCCGTAGCGGCCCACCGAGTCATAGGAGCGAGAGGACTTGCGCAAGCGGGCCGAGAGTCGGCGCAGCACTTCGTCGCCGGCCGGATGTCCGTGATTGTCGTTGATCTGCTTGAAATGGTCGATGTCGCCCAGGATCACCGCCACCGGCTCGCCGGACCGCTGGCCGCGCGAGAGTTCGCTGTTGAGCTTGTCGAGGATGGCGCCCCGGTTGAAGAGTCCGGTGAGGGGATCGTGCAGGGCCATGATGCGCAGGGTTTCGCGGGCCTGAATCAGTTCTTCCTGAAGTTCGATGATGCGCTTTCCGGCCCGCAGCCGCACCTCCAGCTCGTGCTTGTCGAAAGGTTTGG
Coding sequences within:
- a CDS encoding diguanylate cyclase, which translates into the protein MKILIAEDERVSRRILCKYLEKWGYQVVVAEDGDQAWKVLEGETAPSLVILDWEMPGRDGVDICRAVREVDREPYTYILLLTARKDQEDIVLGLQAGADDYITKPFDKHELEVRLRAGKRIIELQEELIQARETLRIMALHDPLTGLFNRGAILDKLNSELSRGQRSGEPVAVILGDIDHFKQINDNHGHPAGDEVLRRLSARLRKSSRSYDSVGRYGGEEFLVVVPGCGPEDALKQARRLHETVGSQPVDCGEIKLPVTMSMGLTVYDGRSEPDIEELVHDADEALYRAKRLGRDRIECGEMLSGFSDDPGPRQQSRRGSQARDQAQRAS